A region of Toxorhynchites rutilus septentrionalis strain SRP chromosome 1, ASM2978413v1, whole genome shotgun sequence DNA encodes the following proteins:
- the LOC129764162 gene encoding uncharacterized protein LOC129764162 has translation MNVADDATKWGEGPCLEESGRWFSGPPFLWKPEEKWPKQKKCIESTDEELRACYMHHEVQNLQNPITLARFSKWTRLLRTTAYVIRFVDRLKRQESGRKNGTNLTQEELHAAEVLLWKLAQSEAYRDEVVIFAKNKTLPEVERLELDKSSSLWRLTPMMDEQGVLRVDGRITKAKNVYEDVKFPVILPRNHRITALITESYHQKFLHDNSETIINEMRQRFYIAQLRTVARKVTERCQWCKVFKAKPAVPRMGPLPVARLSPNIRPFTYIGVDYFGPIQIKVGRSSVKRWICLITCLTVRAVHLEVAYDLSTKSCIACLRRFVCRRGAPLEIYSDNGRNFSGADRVLRDQIQQIEQHLASTFTNTETKWLFIPPSAPHMGGSWERMVRSIKKTMASLPQNPKLDDDGLQTLIVEAEAIVNTRPLTYLPLDSAEQEALTPNHFILGSSTGVKQPVVKITTETIRTSWDLIIQRIDYFWKRWVLEYLPTLTRRTKWFNETKPIQCGDLVIVIDETRRNRWIRGRVLQVITGSDKRVRQALVQTQGGLFRRPVSKLAVLDVAKCSEPEGSIQPHEEGNVATIAVNLPM, from the coding sequence ATGAATGTTGCAGATGATGCCACAAAGTGGGGAGAAGGACCTTGCCTCGAAGAATCAGGCCGTTGGTTTAGTGGTCCTCCTTTTCTATGGAAGCCCGAAGAAAAATGGCCGAAACAGAAAAAGTGCATCGAAAGCACCGACGAGGAACTTCGAGCATGTTACATGCATCATGAGGTTCAAAATCTGCAAAATCCAATTACCCTCGCACGCTTTTCAAAGTGGACCCGACTTCTGAGGACAACTGCTTACGTAATCCGTTTTGTAGACCGCTTGAAGCGACAGGAATCCGGAAGAAAGAATGGTACAAACTTGACGCAAGAAGAGCTACACGCAGCGGAAGTGCTACTTTGGAAACTCGCTCAATCGGAAGCATATCGTGATGAAGTGGTAATTTTCGCAAAGAACAAGACGTTGCCAGAGGTCGAACGTTTGGAGCTGGATAAATCAAGTTCACTGTGGAGATTAACACCAATGATGGATGAGCAAGGAGTTTTACGAGTTGATGGTCGAATAACCAAAGCAAAAAATGTATATGAAGATGTAAAGTTTCCCGTTATATTACCAAGAAACCACCGAATCACTGCTCTCATCACAGAAAGTTACCATCAGAAGTTTCTACACGACAATTCCGAAACAATCATTAACGAAATGCGTCAACGGTTCTACATAGCCCAGCTGCGAACTGTTGCTCGAAAAGTAACCGAACGATGTCAATGGTGCAAGGTATTCAAAGCAAAACCAGCAGTGCCTAGAATGGGTCCCCTCCCAGTTGCACGTCTGTCGCCGAATATTCGCCCGTTCACTTATATAGGTGTCGATTATTTTGGTCCTATCCAGATAAAGGTGGGTAGATCGTCAGTGAAACGTTGGATCTGTTTGATTACGTGTCTCACGGTACGAGCAGTGCACCTAGAAGTCGCCTATGATCTGTCGACTAAGTCTTGTATCGCCTGTTTACGTCGCTTCGTATGCCGAAGAGGGGCACCACTCGAAATTTACTCCGACAATGGTCGGAATTTCTCCGGAGCAGATCGGGTATTGCGAGATCAAATCCAGCAAATTGAACAGCACTTAGCATCAACTTTCACCAATACGGAAACGAAGTGGTTGTTCATACCGCCTTCCGCGCCACATATGGGAGGATCGTGGGAGCGTATGGTACGCTCAATAAAGAAAACCATGGCAAGCCTACCACAGAATCCAAAGCTTGATGACGATGGATTGCAAACGCTAATAGTTGAAGCTGAAGCGATTGTCAACACTCGACCACTTACATATCTACCGCTAGATTCTGCAGAGCAAGAAGCGCTCACTCCGAACCACTTCATCCTAGGAAGCTCAACCGGGGTCAAACAACCCGTGGTGAAGATTACGACAGAAACGATACGGACTTCTTGGGATTTGATCATACAACGTATCGATTATTTTTGGAAGCGATGGGTTTTGGAATACCTACCTACTCTAACGAGACGTACCAAGTGGTTTAATGAGACGAAACCGATTCAATGTGGAGATCTAGTAATAGTCATTGATGAAACCAGAAGGAATAGATGGATACGAGGACGCGTCCTGCAGGTGATAACTGGTAGTGATAAAAGAGTTAGGCAAGCACTGGTTCAAACACAAGGTGGATTATTTCGACGGCCAGTTTCCAAACTGGCTGTATTGGACGTTGCTAAATGTAGTGAGCCTGAGGGTTCCATTCAGCCTCACGAGGAGGGGAATGTTGCCACGATCGCAGTAAACCTGCCGATGTAG
- the LOC129763378 gene encoding uncharacterized protein LOC129763378, which produces MNDCELGIFELLTFDLEDFRRILEPCGIDWSYKNLSERISAWRKRNKQQIAALLNSDAVRKTLHSNAAPVADQLDTSAEELLEQDPVLVKTEVEASNPEECVEQVTLELPAVIDWEVSSKNSPTEKAVLLNELY; this is translated from the exons atGAATG ATTGTGAACTTGGAATATTCGAGTTATTGACATTCGATTTAGAGGACTTCCGTCGAATCTTAGAGCCTTGTGGAATAGATTGGTCTTATAAAAACCTTTCTGAACGGATAAGTGCTTGGAGAAAACGAAAC AAACAGCAAATAGCAGCTCTTTTGAACAGCGACGCGGTACGGAAAACATTGCATTCAAATGCAGCGCCTGTTGCAGATCAGCTCGATACATCAGCGGAGGAGCTATTGGAACAGGATCCAGTGTTGGTGAAAACCGAGGTGGAAGCGAGTAATCCGGAAGAGTGTGTTGAACAAGTGACATTAGAACTGCCAGCGGTCATTGATTGGGAAGTTTCATCAAAAAACAGTCCAACAGAAAAAGCAGTTCTCCTCAACGAACTGTACTGA